One Spirochaetota bacterium genomic window carries:
- a CDS encoding response regulator codes for MKDAMIIVEDEAIIGLELKMIMEHAGYSITAIVSSAEDAISAALRDRPDLIIMDVLLRGEKDGVYAAERINGEFKVPILFITGNRQIVHEERFKNIDNYIIMSKPPVEADIVRNVRILTSK; via the coding sequence ATGAAAGACGCCATGATCATCGTCGAGGATGAGGCCATCATCGGCCTCGAGCTGAAAATGATAATGGAACATGCCGGATATTCCATAACCGCCATCGTGTCCAGCGCGGAGGATGCGATCAGCGCCGCCCTGAGGGACAGGCCTGATCTCATCATCATGGATGTGCTCCTGAGGGGCGAGAAGGACGGCGTCTATGCCGCGGAGCGCATCAACGGCGAATTCAAGGTGCCGATACTTTTTATTACCGGAAACAGGCAGATTGTTCATGAGGAACGTTTCAAGAATATCGACAACTATATCATCATGTCAAAACCGCCGGTTGAGGCCGATATCGTCAGGAACGTGCGGATTCTGACGTCGAAATAA